A segment of the Mytilus trossulus isolate FHL-02 unplaced genomic scaffold, PNRI_Mtr1.1.1.hap1 h1tg000360l__unscaffolded, whole genome shotgun sequence genome:
ATGTTTTGTTAAAAGCAATAGTTGCAAATATGGGTATTTTTTACTGAACTTTATTGTGGTataattttggaaattattCACGATTTAGGAGTACATCTTTCTCGTGCATATCTCTGCTTCCTTTACATGTTTGTTCTATTTACTGTAAGATCCAGTTTGATTTTATAACTTCTTCACAGTTTGAATGATTCATGATTTGTCGTTTGTCTTGGCCTAAAGAAACCCTGATTGTGGAAAATACTACTGGTGCAATAAGATTGTTACAATCTaagttttcaattatttaacaaCCCATCAAGGACGTATGTCCATAACTAGAATGTTTTTAGTCTGCCTTCGAGCAAACAGCTACGACTAAATATTGTTGATGTTTGtagaagaaaaataatgtaaaaaatacaaCCGTTTGATTCCAGAGCAAGATATTGAGTATGTGGTCCAAGGACTACAGCACATCAGGCAAGTAAGTAAACTTAAGATCAAAACACCAagcgaaaaaaaataaaaagattttaattgccgaagtaataaaaaataactttaaaagtgCTAGATATAAAAAGGTATAGATGGATGTACTTTTTACTTACCGTTTTAACGTCTCTATCCGAATGAGAATGACCATTATTTATTGCATATTCACTAAGGCTACCATTCCCTTTATCATTTTCTAAGGCGGCTGTTGATGATGTCATAGCTTTTGCATAACTTGTCTAAAAAgttttgtaatatataaaacatgattACAGCTTcgtaatttatacaatttacgAACATTTCCTGTTCAACCACACATATGCGAAAgtgtttaattattttgctCATTTAACGTAAAAATTCATCTGGAATCCAAATTGTCAAAAACCTTTACATGAGAATTGATGTTGAAGATGAAAATGGTTGTAAACTGCAACggaaaaatcaaatatactaGTATTCAGAACGAATAATATAAATACGAAATGAATATTTGGGCTTTTAAGTACTAGACATACACTTTTTGCCGAAACTTTATAGTGCTACAGTTGCGGCTCTCAAGAAGACatgtaaaagaggggcgaaagatatcagaggataattcaaactcttaaatcgaaaattaattgataacgccatggctaaaaaagaaaaagacaaataagaGTACTCAAGAAAAATGCATAGAAAACTACTAGTCAAGCTACACGATACGTTTTATTGACTCCGAATCGAAtggtctttatttttttgtttactgcTGCGTGTTAAGCGGAGAaagtataaatcaattttaaagtcttaaTTTTAATCCGGCTGCGGTTTGAACCCATGAGCTACCTGACACGGAAAGGTGGGATTGAAAAAGTTCGCAAATATATATACCAATTAAGTATGATAGACATTTGATAAACTATACTGTTTCATAATtgttaaagtaaaatcacaataatactgaactccgaggagaactccctaatcaaatggcaaaatcaaatggtgATACACATATTAAcacaaatgaataacaaatctcaaattcctgacttggtacatgcattttcttttgtagaaaaataaccTTGTTCACATTATTCATTTAAGGTATATTATGCGTTCCAAAAAGGTCCgttagaaattaaacaaaatatgtagaatGTGCAACGAATATTTGGTTTCAATTCATTGCATTGGtgcaggcatttccttatgtagaaaacgaACACTGCAAACTATTGATGCAACACGCAAACGTAGAAAATAGCGATGTTTTATGACATACTTACTATGGGTATTAGTCGTACTTTTAGGATAATGAATGACAAAGCACCATATATAACTGCTACTACTAATCCACAGATAAGAATATAAAATACTCCAGCAACATTACTTAATGATAATGAATTCTTTCTTGAAGTGTCCTGAAAATGTAAAGAATAATAATGTTTACAATAGTCTAACGTTTTTTGCGAATCATAGAAATACACGTCTAAAAcgaattaataaacaaaactcTGTTTTCTTCAGTATAAACAATCTTCTGTTCAAAGCTCAcactatacatgatatatataaaatatgtttactcATATAGTTGATGTTTACGTAGTTTGCAAcgcggatttgttttctctcaatcgatttatgactcgAACAGCGGCACACTACTGTTGGCTTTATTTATGGGCTTCTTTCAAAATCAATCCTGAACAACTGAAAATGTTTATATGCATGTTCTTtgtaaaaacattatatttctcttcaatatatcataaaaaaaaatcaatattccTCGAGTTTTATTGAGCATTGATTTTGGAACTTACCTTGCCACCATTAGGTGCGCACTGACTTCGATCAGTCCACCATTTATTTCTCAGTTTTATCAAAGTACTATCTTCAGTTAGTTCTAATACATGAAGATTTAGAACATCGCTAGAAAGACAATAAAAAGATTATTCACTAATTTAAACGATTAGTATGTGCTAGTTGTGCATAGTGtcatgtaaaaatgtatatcataCTATTATTGCTTACATACACTCCATTCAAAAACCAGTGGATAGCATTTTTCATTGGCAGTGATACCACATCCCCATGCCTTATCTTCATATTTATGAGTAACTCTCATAAATGGAAAGTTTTCatgataaagaaatgaaaaattatctgTTTTCTAAATGCACTTGAAAGAGTAGTTGCATGCTTGGAGCATTATATTTCCGCATAACGGTGAACTGGCTTAATTTTCTTCACTGAAGTTGGACTTGACTACGTGCATGTATTTAACATTACAGCACTTCTAGCGTTGTTCCTTTAAAATAAGTTATCTTTCAGCACGGGAGAGGTTCTAGTAACATTTCCATATTTCAGCCATAGATAAAACAATACATCAGAATTTAATTGTAATTTGTCAATAACATATAGTGCCAGGTATATTATTGACACAACAGAAATTTATTATTGAATGACTACATGTATTTCGAATGTGAAATATTAATGTAAACATTTCTACATATGGAACtggctgtaccaagtcaggaatatgacagttggtatcTTTTAGTTGGTgtgccacgagcatcactgaagagacatgtgtcgtcgaaatgcacatctggtgcagTTAAATGGGTACCGTTAATGGTATTGAACTATTTATGTTGCCATATGATTATGGACTctccttttaaaatttcctcgaatttcaattttttagttattttacttttttaaatgttaaacctACCGTAAGGGTGAATATTTCGGAGTGGCTACACCAAATCCTTTTGTATTGAGATTTCTATCAACTTTAAAAGTGTCACATGGCTCCACACTGTTTTCGTATTCTATTATATTACTTTCTACAAGGAAAGCGTATTTTCCTTTAGAACTGCGCACTCTTTCTATGCCCTCACTTGTCGTGTTGCACATATTGTGAGGATTCGACATCATAAAATTCCACATTGTTTGATAAATAGGGACAAGTGAACCCtgcaaatatgttaaaaattacataattgttaacattttataagCATGCATTACATTGTAAGGACTAAATCTGAAAGTTATTGTCCCGgcactttattttaaaaataacaactaACCAACGTTAACAAAatctcaaatttatttataaaaactgtAATTGTCCAAAACATATACGTACGCCATATTAAACACTTTATGTAAGTATTGGTAGTTTTTGAGAATGTGATCATaatgatgttatatatatacatattaatgtTCAGATGAAGTTCCTCATCGCAAATGTATCGATGAAAAATCCTTTTGAGCAAACAAAGCGTTTATACAAACATTtgcatttggtttttttattattaaaggtaattttattaatttgcatAAAGGGTTTCtgaattattattaatttaccgCAAAAAACTCTCGTGTTGTTCCTGAATTAACGCATCCGTAtttaatttgtgtttgttttgctAGGTCGTCCACTGTTTCTATTGGTGCAACCATACGTTCAATGGTAAGGAAAGCAGCTAAATTGGCTGTATATGATGAAATTATTATCAATACAAAGAACCACCATACAGTTCCAATCACTCGTCCTGATATTGACCTGTAAACAATCAAACCAAAACATAAGAAATACTATGTCAAATAAGCAAaagactttaatttttttttaaaaaacaaactatgctactagttatttttatttccttatcTCCCCAAAACAGGAAGAACTGTGACAATATAATCCTTTATTAAAAAATAGCCTGCCAATATGccaaacagttttttttaaagtttattaagGCATTGATTCATCATTTGATTCTCAAAGGTTACATATCTGAAGACAATTATGATGTATTCCCCAATGCTATTTTATAGGAATGCAGTCtgaataaaattacatattGAAACGCAAATATTAATGTATCGGTGTATACTGATTGGTTATTGTTGGTTGCTAGAGTggcaaacatttttgtttacaataaatacaatagttaTGTGTTATAATTGAGGCCGAACGGGATGAGTTGTTTCGTTGGTAATTAACGTGCAGAGAGTGTGACAGTATCTCCGTAATAGGCATACGGTTATACGTCCCAATTATGAACATAGGTGTCTCTgtacttgatacatcccgcagaGACAAAGGGACACACACTTTGGAAACTCGGATTGTATTGACTTTGGGACCTATGGTGACCACAGCTCTATTTCCCAGTCACCCAGGAGATTATCAGTATATATGTTTCAAGTATTGCAGAGGAGATGTTTTACAGGTATCGGGAAGTTCATAGACAatgtatactttttattttttaatttaatcgtaAGGCCTATCACCATGTGATCTCAAGATAATCAAATTTCGATAACAGAACGGAgtacaaaatttgaaacatttctCCTTTGTCACTATTATTTGACACACCCAATAAATCTCACTAAAACAAGATTTGTATATATGTAGATTGAATAATTGTGCATATACGTATTTAAGCTTGTCTAATCATGTTGTGTAACCAATATAAGCTACTCAACATTTATTAAACAGGTGAACCGTACCTTGGACAAGAGTCACTTCCTTGTAACATTAACGCTCCTGTAGAAAACCAAAAAGAATTCAACATTGAAAATTCTTCGTTTAATTGTGGGTCTTTTTCCCCTTTCACTTTTGTCCATTCGTATGGACTAAATCTGCTTACAAGAAATAATCCAATACTGACAGATCCGTATGCTAGCATAATAAAGATCCAGATCTTAAAATTGAATGGCTTCATGAATGAAAAGACTCCAGGTTTTTCTATTTCTggttttttaatcattattgatattcctACTTCCATAAACGGTTTTGTAAAGTCTACAACCCTTTCCCTGTCATATGTTATTGTAAAATCCGCTAGAGCCATATCAGCagtctgtaaaaataaacaGCAGCAATGAAACACAGCCTAGAATCATATACACTGAATCGAATTATCAAGAATGTTCTCCTACAAACACGTTACTTTGTAAGGGTTTTTGttctatagttttttttaaggcatttaCTACAAACATGTCATGTTTAACGTCTGAAATTACTTCAAACTTGTTTggcaaattgtaaaaatatacattttttatattcatatccAGTTCCATATAcccacattattttattaacaaatctGTTAGATCGTGACCTTTAGTTTATGAATCTGAACTCAATGTCTGTAAGCTACTGTAGGCCtccatttttttgtattgtttatgtttgttgCTTTCTTCTATCATTACCTAATGAATCGcgttaaatttgaaattttagagactgaatatttgttttattgcaacGGAATAGCTCAACTAttgattatatttcaaaaatgctTTCAGTGGTTCAAACATGTCTgtctttattgttgtttacttTACTAAATAGCTTGCTAGTAGGTTATTTCTGAATGATATGAAATTCAATAACATCATCAATCTTACAACAATATGGTAACACTTTTAAATCAAACGGTatataggtgtaacaccactaattcaggcccggccagaaagcacataccagaaagtagtacatatttaacacaaaatagttcctacgcatggacataattttcaaaatatttaaagtattttattaattttggtatcaaatgaaagctgcacgactggtgatcattgtagaacagtttttgactgataaatttgaatagtaaaaaaatggcatgaaatttaaaaaggagggtACATTTAGCCtttttgtcagatctgaagtacctgttttggtacatccgaagttctGGGAActagttctttcttatatgccatgtaaggtatgttgattttttcagtacaggacaccagcaggtgttgctttgacatgcaataattgacactttatttgaacttaagatAAAAGAGCTGTGACCACTCGAAAttgaggaatttaacatagaaagcaatggggccattaattagtggtgtacttcctatgATATTAACATTGTTTTCCTTACACCATCGATAAGTTCTTTCACCATACCATCCCATTCTTTTGTTATAGCATTTTCACGTCCATAGTTTCCGTCGGTaacttcttttattttgtactgAAATCCTATTCTATCAGATAATAGTTTGGCAAAATCGGGAACAAATCCTATGAAAaagaacaacaaatatgtttacaatatttgtttcaaatatgttgACAATATTTGTTTGAATGAACTGTTTGTAATATGAAGAAGTCGTCAAATAATTACTCGAAGAAAATCGACAATGTGTTTGTGCGTGTGTACTGACATGTACagcaaatacattttgtatgtactCTAATGGCCCAAAAAAGGGGGTTTACATGTATACAGCCTGGCTCCGGTTATACATAAGATAATACCTAACGCAATCAACAATAAAAATGCTAAATAATTTGCTCTGTTGtctataaaacaaatgtatgcGCCTGTAATGTCCTAGctttgttaatgtttttaaacCTCACACGGATCTTCGATAGATACATTTAAtattagtaaaaaataatggtcAATGCTGAATCATTTGCTACCTACAGGCAACAGGGTCGAATGTACAGTAAACCagtaaagatacatgtattcacccattgctaaaaaataaaacagtttttctTAATTCGATCAGTTGTCTTTcggtttttattttcatacagGATTGATACTGTTTTAAAACTAAACATGCATATACAATGATGggtatttaacaaaaacaaacttaatATGATCATAGTGTAAATTGTTGACCAGGCTACCTTCATAAATATCATTTCCTGTTAGATTGGATTCTAATATCTTTGCAGGATCTTTTCTCATCAGCATTGGTTTTGACTGAAACATAATATACAATCTTAGAATATGAATAGTATCTGCGACTTTTACGTAAAAGAAACGGTATCAGATTCAAGCAAATTCGTCACATTTACTATAAGGTTTATAATTATACCCAGAATCTACATTTACATAAACTAGGCCGTTATCTGCctcgtttgtattgttttacatttattatttttgggtAGTTTCTAGATTACTTTCCGTTATGGGCTATGCTGATTATTATACTGTGACTTATACATATACATTAGTTGTTATTCTCTGTGTGAATTGGTCTCTTGATGAGAGTtgacaatcatactacatctaaatatttttgtattcacATGTAAATGCAAAATCTAATTCAAATTGTATTCGTGATAGAAACAACGCCAATTGAATGCACCAGGAAGCagtcaatttttatttgaagaaaaaaatcaaaacaaaacaggacgttagaattaaaaacaaagatcaaaacaaaaatgatgaatACAATCAATTAATTTCTTAAAcgattattttgaatattttagtaTTAACAGAAGTCTATTACTCTAGTAATGGACTTCTGGTATTTTTACCTTTCAAGTAATCAAAACACACACTCCGTAAAAAGGAGgcacttaaggtggtacccaacacgttcactaaaattgatttggctcgtttaattttcataaagttttggcaaagtatttactttgacccttctacaaaaatataaaacttcaaaaatgctaaccaaccgttttgtcaaaaaaattacactggttatataacaatttgacaaacaccaattttgatcattgagaagcttgatacgtttagctgactttacagagttatctccctgtagtgttaggtactaccttaaaacttataaatgtaATGACAATGACTAATAAAAGTACAAACTAGTATTGTTGTTATAACTTTCACACTACTGTCAGTGAAGTTGGTTCCGACAGGTTCTCGTCGTGTGTCTGCGTCCAAACTGGAATATCCATTGTCTGGAGTCCATGAACCTATCTGAAAAATTAGGCAACTTTTAatgcaaagaaaataaaaattaataaaatgtgttaCGTTGCAGCGCTTTTCCGGATTCTTTTTTATCAACGATTttaaaattccttaaaattgaAAGCAAAGTATATACAACTTATTGCATACGTATGCAGATTGACACCAACACCGTCATATAAAAATTTgcttatatagaaataagattatgttgtacatgtatgtttgtcAATGAGACCACCAGAGATGTAAAGATGTAAACTATTTAAGGTAACCGTTGAGCAAACCCGTACATTTAAGTCAGCTTGTGAAGACCCAAAAGGCCAAATATGAAGAACTTCAAAGATAAAATCGTTTTTACACCAACATTGTCTGAGAGATGTGAAACAGTATAAAAtggtaaatgaaaatatagtactaagtcatttatattataaagcTGACGTGAAGATAAGCAACATTTAGTATGCaaatccccaagggtgactggggtatagaaatatagtcacttggtcttctcccgaccggcagtaaaacgcttgccgaagtggggcgtccgtttggctgtgcgggatgtatcaagttcgcagtcacgtccggtcaaaagggggacgttaaatccgatgcctcgtgtaaagagagcgCCACGCTCTTTgtacgttaagaacccttgcaacaactctttgaggggtccgtaggtggcctgctgcaaagcaaaatttctgtccctattcaatataccctcctttttcTCCAAATTTCTCCtgccatcatccaagatggcctctattgtatcaacctacctattgtatttattgtgaacttgttctcgtcctgaatatgcatgcaatatttgccactggacgttacacaaccaacaatcaatcaattgaagtctggagcttgcatgtcagttaactgctagtagtctgttgttatttatgtattattgtagttttgtttattttctttggttatatcttctgacatcagactcagacttctcgttaactgaattttaatgtgcgtattgttatgcgtttacttttctacattggctagaggtatagggggagggttgagatctcacaaacatgtttaaccccgaggcatttttgcgcctgtcccaagtcagaagccgctggtctttgttagtcttgtactattttaattttagtttgttgtgtacaatttggaaattagtatggcgttcattatcacgtgcactgaactggtatatatttgtttaggggccagctaataCGCCTCcaggtgtgggaatttctcgttacattgaagacctgttggtgaccttctgctgttgttttttctttggtcgggttgttgtctc
Coding sequences within it:
- the LOC134701885 gene encoding glutamate receptor 4-like is translated as MNKHEYFYLLTTLDFSRLDFRRFIHGGVNLTGFDIIDPNNKQYKRFVRKWENASTNEYRGAGGQLMSDSALAVDSLQVITETFSEMLSKDKPIFQGSFRRASVYNNYTRPGIPCTKIHHSEPEPPPWMHGQAILDTIKKVDFQGLTGRVNFTEDGSRKNYIIHVFSVGLHHQTPTKIGSWTPDNGYSSLDADTRREPVGTNFTDSSVKVITTILSKPMLMRKDPAKILESNLTGNDIYEGFVPDFAKLLSDRIGFQYKIKEVTDGNYGRENAITKEWDGMVKELIDGTADMALADFTITYDRERVVDFTKPFMEVGISIMIKKPEIEKPGVFSFMKPFNFKIWIFIMLAYGSVSIGLFLVSRFSPYEWTKVKGEKDPQLNEEFSMLNSFWFSTGALMLQGSDSCPRSISGRVIGTVWWFFVLIIISSYTANLAAFLTIERMVAPIETVDDLAKQTQIKYGCVNSGTTREFFAGSLVPIYQTMWNFMMSNPHNMCNTTSEGIERVRSSKGKYAFLVESNIIEYENSVEPCDTFKVDRNLNTKGFGVATPKYSPLRDVLNLHVLELTEDSTLIKLRNKWWTDRSQCAPNGGKDTSRKNSLSLSNVAGVFYILICGLVVAVIYGALSFIILKVRLIPITSYAKAMTSSTAALENDKGNGSLSEYAINNGHSHSDRDVKTYTYNPPPMIGFEAFQQPQEHSDV